A single genomic interval of Chitinophaga sp. 180180018-3 harbors:
- a CDS encoding cytochrome ubiquinol oxidase subunit I: MPSVEILARIQFAFTIAFHYIYPPLSIGLGLCLVIMEGLYLRTGLSLYKDITRYWIKIFALIFGIGVATGIVMEFEFGTNWATYSHYVGDIFGSALAAEGIFAFAMESAFLGVLLFGWNRVNKGVHFFSTCMVALGSMFSALWIVIANSWQQTPAGYRIEGHDLQARAVVTDFWEMVLNPSSIDRYAHVVIGAFLAGAFLVMSVGAWYVLKNRFVKHAQAMFKVGLSVAVIAALLQLFTGHRSAHYVSKYQPAKLAAMEGHFDSTAVAPMYIVGWVDVKNEKTTGIKIPGGLSFLTHGSFSAPVEGLRATPAADRPRAVNFVFQMYHIMISIGVTLIGLTLLALFLLWKKKLFQQRWLMVIFAWAVLLPQIANQVGWYAAEVGRQPWVVYKLLRTSDALSRKVTADQVMFSLILFTLVYLLLFALFIYLLTRKIQHGPDVSENADTEYDGYYNDNLTFHPTKI; this comes from the coding sequence ATGCCGTCTGTAGAAATTCTTGCCAGGATACAATTCGCTTTCACTATTGCCTTTCATTATATCTATCCCCCGTTGAGCATAGGCCTGGGCTTATGTCTGGTAATCATGGAAGGACTGTATCTCAGAACCGGGCTTTCCTTATATAAAGACATTACCCGGTACTGGATCAAGATCTTCGCTCTTATCTTCGGTATAGGCGTGGCTACCGGCATTGTCATGGAGTTCGAATTCGGCACCAACTGGGCTACTTATTCTCACTATGTAGGCGATATCTTTGGCAGTGCCCTGGCCGCCGAAGGCATCTTTGCATTTGCCATGGAATCCGCATTCCTGGGTGTATTATTGTTTGGATGGAACCGGGTAAATAAAGGCGTGCACTTCTTTTCTACCTGCATGGTGGCGCTTGGCTCCATGTTTTCAGCATTGTGGATTGTAATCGCCAATTCATGGCAGCAAACACCCGCCGGATACCGTATTGAAGGCCATGATCTGCAGGCACGCGCAGTGGTAACTGATTTCTGGGAAATGGTACTGAATCCTTCATCCATTGATCGCTACGCTCATGTGGTGATCGGTGCATTTCTCGCAGGCGCTTTCCTGGTGATGAGTGTAGGCGCCTGGTATGTACTGAAAAACCGTTTTGTCAAACATGCCCAGGCCATGTTCAAAGTGGGACTCAGCGTGGCTGTAATTGCCGCGCTGCTGCAACTTTTCACCGGACACCGTTCTGCCCATTACGTCAGTAAATATCAACCCGCTAAACTCGCCGCTATGGAAGGCCATTTCGATAGCACTGCTGTGGCGCCTATGTATATTGTAGGGTGGGTAGATGTGAAAAACGAAAAAACTACCGGTATCAAAATACCAGGCGGACTTTCCTTTCTTACGCATGGCAGCTTTTCAGCTCCTGTGGAGGGATTGAGGGCCACACCTGCGGCCGACAGGCCCCGGGCTGTTAATTTTGTTTTCCAGATGTATCATATTATGATCAGCATCGGTGTAACCCTTATTGGGCTTACACTACTGGCGCTTTTCCTGCTATGGAAAAAGAAGCTCTTCCAGCAACGATGGCTGATGGTCATCTTTGCCTGGGCGGTACTACTTCCGCAGATAGCCAACCAGGTAGGCTGGTATGCAGCGGAAGTTGGTCGCCAGCCCTGGGTGGTCTATAAATTACTGCGTACTTCCGACGCGCTCTCCCGCAAAGTAACAGCTGACCAGGTGATGTTCTCCCTGATATTATTCACATTGGTATATCTGCTGCTGTTCGCCCTGTTCATTTACCTGCTGACGAGGAAAATACAACACGGACCGGATGTTTCGGAGAATGCAGACACAGAATATGACGGATACTATAACGATAATCTCACTTTCCATCCTACTAAAATATAG
- a CDS encoding acyl carrier protein: MSDIASRVKKIIIDKLGVDEAEVTPEASFTNDLGADSLDTVELIMEFEKEFNISIPDEQAETITTVGQAVAYLEEHVK; encoded by the coding sequence ATGTCAGACATTGCATCAAGAGTTAAAAAGATCATCATTGACAAATTGGGCGTTGACGAAGCCGAGGTAACTCCTGAAGCCAGCTTCACCAATGACTTAGGTGCTGACTCTTTGGATACGGTAGAACTGATTATGGAATTCGAAAAAGAATTCAACATCTCCATTCCTGACGAACAAGCTGAAACTATTACTACTGTTGGCCAGGCAGTTGCTTACCTGGAAGAACATGTAAAATAA
- the fabF gene encoding beta-ketoacyl-ACP synthase II, translating to MQPRRVVVTGLGALTPLGNSVADFWHGLTNGVSGADYIKQFDASKFKTRFACELKNFDPANYLDKKEARKMDPFTQTAVIAADQAILDANINKDKINVDRVGVIWGTGVGGMVNFSQELKEFHTGDGTPRFSPFLITRLILDIAAGYISIRHGFRGPNFSVVSACASATNAIIEAMYSIRYGKTDMVITGGSENVINEPCVGGFNSMKALSERNDDPKTASRPFDLDRDGFVMGEGAGALVLESLEHAQARGAKIYAELAGGGATADAHHITAPHPEGLGAMNVMRNALADAGMQAGEIDYINVHGTSTPLGDIAEVKAIQRVFEEHAYKMNISSTKSMTGHLLGAAGAVESIAVIMSIINGIVPPTINHFTDDPQLDPKLNFTFNVAQKREVKAALSNTFGFGGHNASVIFKKFVP from the coding sequence ATGCAACCAAGACGAGTTGTCGTTACAGGTTTAGGCGCTCTTACACCGCTCGGCAATTCCGTAGCCGATTTTTGGCACGGATTGACGAACGGTGTATCCGGCGCAGATTATATCAAGCAATTTGATGCTTCCAAGTTCAAAACCCGTTTTGCTTGCGAACTGAAGAATTTCGATCCTGCTAACTACCTGGACAAGAAGGAGGCCCGTAAAATGGACCCCTTTACACAAACGGCTGTAATTGCCGCAGATCAGGCGATACTGGACGCCAATATCAACAAAGACAAGATCAATGTAGATCGTGTGGGGGTGATATGGGGTACTGGTGTTGGGGGCATGGTCAATTTCAGTCAAGAGCTGAAAGAATTCCACACAGGGGACGGTACACCCCGTTTTAGTCCTTTCCTGATCACAAGGCTTATTCTTGATATTGCTGCCGGATATATTTCTATCCGTCACGGTTTCAGGGGGCCTAACTTTTCTGTTGTATCAGCCTGTGCATCTGCTACCAATGCGATTATTGAGGCAATGTACAGTATCCGTTATGGTAAGACCGACATGGTGATTACCGGTGGATCTGAAAATGTGATCAACGAGCCTTGCGTTGGTGGATTCAATTCCATGAAGGCTTTGTCAGAAAGAAATGATGATCCTAAAACTGCTTCCCGACCCTTTGATCTGGACCGTGATGGTTTTGTGATGGGAGAAGGAGCTGGTGCCCTGGTGCTTGAGTCGTTAGAACACGCACAGGCAAGGGGAGCCAAAATATATGCTGAGCTGGCAGGCGGTGGTGCTACAGCAGATGCGCATCATATCACTGCACCCCATCCTGAAGGACTGGGTGCCATGAATGTAATGCGGAATGCTTTGGCGGATGCCGGAATGCAGGCTGGCGAAATTGATTATATCAACGTTCACGGTACTTCCACTCCATTGGGAGATATTGCCGAAGTAAAAGCCATTCAGCGCGTTTTTGAAGAGCATGCCTATAAAATGAACATCAGCTCTACAAAATCCATGACCGGACACTTACTCGGGGCTGCCGGCGCCGTTGAATCCATAGCCGTGATTATGTCTATCATTAATGGCATAGTTCCTCCTACGATCAACCACTTCACAGACGACCCGCAGCTAGACCCGAAACTGAATTTTACTTTCAATGTCGCACAAAAGAGAGAAGTAAAAGCAGCCCTGTCTAATACCTTCGGATTTGGCGGACATAATGCCTCCGTGATTTTCAAAAAATTTGTTCCTTGA
- a CDS encoding DJ-1/PfpI family protein yields the protein MKTLVNCYVFLFNGYSDWEPALALYGLGSFTETNIVTFSLDGHPVISGGKVQVQPQSSLADALTADIDLLILPGGAPMEQGANTEIIPLIQRVLAEQKTVAAICGATALLAQHGFLDLIEHTSNHPEVLKMLAPAYRGAARYQNAPAVADNHVITASGPAMVAFAKAIYQQFGLLDNEKLKFWFSFFDQTEKLPEMQEAQSFHFFYRRHKTNLAGMLELVRTEIREAYQQAAAAGLEICGAPEWHYYQFDGQPDTVFTLDIGLPVAATKPVPAPWQCETLPPFQSVSMQHNGPWEQLGETYGKLIAGMQLLGMQMSGYTREQYLRFNFDQPAQNLTNVLIGFL from the coding sequence ATGAAAACGCTGGTGAATTGCTACGTATTCCTCTTTAACGGCTATTCCGATTGGGAACCGGCTCTTGCACTTTATGGCCTGGGTTCCTTTACCGAAACCAATATTGTTACTTTCTCGCTCGACGGGCATCCGGTTATTTCCGGAGGCAAAGTACAGGTACAGCCGCAAAGCAGTCTGGCTGATGCACTGACGGCCGATATCGACCTGCTGATCCTGCCCGGGGGCGCTCCGATGGAACAGGGGGCCAATACGGAGATTATTCCCCTGATACAACGCGTGCTGGCGGAGCAAAAAACGGTAGCAGCCATTTGTGGTGCTACTGCATTATTAGCGCAGCATGGCTTTCTCGACCTGATTGAACATACCAGCAACCACCCCGAGGTGCTTAAAATGCTGGCTCCTGCCTACAGAGGGGCTGCACGATATCAAAACGCGCCGGCGGTAGCTGATAATCATGTAATTACTGCCAGTGGCCCTGCCATGGTAGCTTTCGCCAAAGCTATCTATCAGCAATTCGGTCTGCTGGATAACGAAAAACTTAAATTCTGGTTCAGCTTCTTCGATCAAACGGAAAAACTCCCGGAAATGCAGGAAGCACAGTCGTTCCATTTCTTCTACCGCCGGCATAAGACTAACCTGGCGGGCATGCTGGAACTGGTACGTACGGAAATCCGTGAAGCGTATCAGCAGGCAGCTGCTGCCGGCCTGGAAATATGCGGTGCGCCGGAGTGGCATTACTATCAGTTCGATGGCCAGCCTGATACTGTATTTACGCTCGATATTGGCTTGCCGGTAGCAGCCACTAAACCCGTTCCCGCTCCCTGGCAATGCGAAACACTTCCGCCATTCCAATCTGTAAGCATGCAACATAACGGTCCCTGGGAGCAACTCGGCGAAACCTATGGTAAACTCATTGCCGGTATGCAGCTGCTGGGAATGCAAATGAGCGGCTATACCCGGGAGCAGTATCTGCGCTTCAATTTCGATCAGCCAGCGCAGAACCTGACTAATGTATTGATCGGCTTTCTATAA
- a CDS encoding efflux RND transporter periplasmic adaptor subunit, with translation MKYCLARPISKLNTYNNRRKNTLESMAITKGIVRNTVLLATAGIIAFFIYKKVTGSKANDKQAPATKGNNARLMLTDAWIVRSARLDQTIEASGTLQSNEEVEVKPEINGRITHLYFKEGTNVKKGDLLVKLYDEDLKAQLQKLKLQQQLARTTLERQENLLKINGISQQDVDVTRNQVSAYGADMEYTQTQLQKTELRAPFNGKLGLRNVSEGAIVSSASVLTTLQQVDPLKMDFSVAEKYRNAIKNGDQVNFYVAGDNHEYKGSIYAIDPKIDLTTRTVKLRAIVPNNNGQLFPGSFAKVKIVLKNLPDAMMIPSQAVIPGTRDKQVIIADKGKAKFVVVETGIRTESSVQITSGLQPGDTVITTGILQLKPGMPLKYNEIKN, from the coding sequence ATGAAGTACTGTCTTGCCAGACCGATTTCTAAACTCAATACCTATAATAATCGCAGGAAAAATACACTCGAAAGTATGGCCATCACCAAAGGGATTGTTCGCAACACTGTCTTATTAGCAACCGCTGGTATCATTGCATTCTTTATTTATAAAAAGGTAACCGGAAGTAAAGCCAACGATAAACAGGCACCCGCTACCAAAGGAAACAATGCCCGGCTGATGCTGACCGATGCCTGGATCGTAAGATCTGCCAGGCTCGATCAGACTATTGAAGCAAGCGGCACCTTGCAAAGCAATGAGGAAGTGGAAGTGAAGCCCGAAATCAATGGCCGTATCACTCATCTCTATTTTAAAGAAGGTACCAACGTTAAGAAAGGCGATCTGCTCGTTAAGCTTTACGATGAAGACCTTAAAGCGCAGCTGCAGAAACTGAAATTACAGCAGCAACTGGCGCGGACCACCCTCGAGCGCCAGGAGAACCTGTTGAAAATAAACGGTATCAGCCAGCAGGATGTAGATGTGACCCGCAACCAGGTAAGCGCCTATGGAGCCGATATGGAATATACCCAAACGCAATTGCAGAAAACAGAGCTCCGCGCCCCGTTCAACGGTAAACTTGGATTACGTAATGTCAGTGAGGGAGCAATTGTGTCGTCCGCCAGCGTTCTCACTACCCTCCAACAGGTAGACCCGCTGAAAATGGATTTCTCTGTGGCCGAAAAATACCGCAATGCCATCAAAAACGGCGACCAGGTGAACTTTTATGTGGCTGGCGACAACCACGAATATAAAGGTAGCATCTATGCCATCGATCCTAAAATCGACCTCACCACCCGTACTGTCAAACTCAGAGCTATTGTACCTAACAATAATGGACAGCTTTTCCCGGGCTCTTTCGCCAAAGTAAAAATTGTACTGAAAAATCTCCCGGATGCCATGATGATTCCTTCTCAGGCTGTTATCCCAGGCACCCGCGACAAACAGGTGATCATTGCTGATAAAGGGAAAGCAAAATTTGTAGTGGTAGAAACAGGCATACGCACCGAAAGCAGTGTTCAGATCACCTCCGGCCTGCAACCCGGCGATACCGTGATCACCACCGGTATCCTGCAACTCAAGCCAGGAATGCCACTCAAATACAATGAAATTAAGAATTGA
- a CDS encoding GyrI-like domain-containing protein, which produces MEKLDLTKKFKQYYSAAASPELVTIGKGLFLTINGKGDPNSSTFEEVTGALYAVAYAIKFGSKSKDQDFTVSKLEGFWWVNDTTTDPLKVPRSEWYYELAIRMPDHITQQNFSEALLKAEKKKQSAYIRQVDLKHMEEGLSVQMLHVGPYSEEPVSLKMMDDYMTQYDLAMNGRHHEVYLSDFRKTVPTKLKTILRHPVRRK; this is translated from the coding sequence ATGGAAAAATTGGATCTTACAAAAAAATTCAAACAGTATTATTCTGCTGCCGCCTCTCCCGAACTGGTAACAATCGGGAAGGGTCTGTTTCTCACAATCAATGGGAAAGGAGATCCCAACAGCAGCACATTTGAGGAAGTGACGGGTGCATTATACGCGGTCGCCTATGCGATTAAATTTGGCAGCAAGTCGAAAGACCAGGATTTTACCGTTAGTAAGCTGGAAGGCTTCTGGTGGGTAAATGATACCACTACCGATCCACTGAAGGTACCGCGCAGTGAGTGGTATTACGAACTGGCTATCAGAATGCCAGATCATATTACCCAACAGAATTTTTCTGAAGCGCTGCTGAAAGCAGAGAAAAAGAAACAATCTGCGTATATCCGTCAGGTTGATCTGAAACATATGGAAGAAGGGCTGAGTGTACAGATGCTGCATGTAGGCCCATATAGCGAGGAGCCGGTTTCATTGAAAATGATGGACGATTATATGACGCAGTACGACCTGGCGATGAATGGCCGTCATCACGAAGTATATTTATCTGATTTCAGAAAAACGGTACCGACAAAACTTAAAACGATCCTGCGGCACCCGGTGCGAAGAAAATAA
- the rnc gene encoding ribonuclease III: protein MYKELHNLLGFPPGNFALYEVALSHRSSKEKFLESNERLEYLGDAILGAIVGDYLFKKYPYKTEGYLTEMRSKIVNRQQLNDIAIKMGLRKLTIYDKYNSFLKISQIFGNTLEALVGAVYLDRGYNKTQQFVHKRIILPYIDMEMLETVEMNHKNKLYGWANKNGKTLEFELLEEQMDNGRRIFTVGAVVDGELICSGKAFNKKDASQIAAQQAIIQLGLGEKD from the coding sequence TTGTATAAAGAGCTGCACAACCTGCTGGGATTCCCCCCGGGTAATTTTGCACTTTATGAAGTGGCCCTGAGCCATCGTTCCAGTAAGGAAAAATTCCTCGAAAGCAACGAAAGGCTGGAATACCTGGGTGACGCTATTCTTGGCGCCATCGTGGGTGACTATCTGTTTAAAAAATATCCCTACAAAACAGAAGGATATCTGACAGAGATGCGGTCTAAGATCGTTAACCGGCAACAACTGAACGACATTGCCATCAAGATGGGATTACGTAAACTGACCATCTACGATAAATACAACAGCTTCCTGAAAATAAGCCAGATCTTTGGTAATACCCTGGAAGCATTGGTAGGAGCTGTTTACCTCGACCGTGGCTATAATAAAACTCAGCAGTTTGTACATAAGCGCATCATCCTTCCGTATATTGATATGGAAATGCTGGAAACAGTGGAAATGAACCACAAGAACAAACTGTATGGCTGGGCCAACAAAAATGGTAAGACCCTCGAGTTTGAATTGCTTGAAGAGCAGATGGACAATGGCCGGCGCATTTTTACAGTAGGCGCCGTGGTAGATGGAGAACTGATCTGCAGCGGCAAAGCCTTCAATAAAAAAGATGCCAGCCAGATTGCAGCACAGCAGGCAATTATCCAGCTGGGTCTTGGCGAAAAGGACTAA
- a CDS encoding YafY family protein has translation MNRIDRLTAILIQLQGKKIVKASEIADRFNISLRTVYRDVKALQEAGVPVGAEAGTGYYIVDGYHLPPVMFSKEEAAALLTGEKLMEKFSDHSNRKQFSLAMEKIRSVLRGSEKDYLESLDENIAVVRYQTLEAPGVEEFPNRFLSDIQHALGMNQVINMEYFSFQDEVATRREVEPIGIFHMSAHWHLIAFCRLRQGYRDFRVDRIRKLNVLAATYKKDKHLSLQDYLEQQRNKNRENTHLIKIAIDNELIRYVRDQKYYFGLMEEKVNGNQTELTFLQSHLGYFARWLIMFGNRVSVIQPEELKTTMKDLVTELHEHYF, from the coding sequence ATGAATCGAATCGACCGTCTGACCGCCATTCTGATACAGCTTCAGGGCAAAAAAATAGTAAAGGCTTCCGAAATAGCCGACAGGTTTAATATCAGTCTGAGAACTGTTTACCGGGATGTGAAGGCACTTCAGGAGGCAGGTGTTCCTGTTGGGGCGGAAGCCGGAACCGGCTATTACATTGTGGATGGCTATCATCTGCCTCCGGTAATGTTTTCGAAAGAAGAGGCAGCAGCCCTCCTGACGGGCGAAAAGCTCATGGAAAAGTTCAGCGACCACAGCAACAGAAAGCAGTTCAGCCTGGCTATGGAAAAAATACGTTCCGTGCTCCGCGGCTCTGAGAAAGACTACCTCGAATCCCTCGATGAAAACATTGCAGTGGTGCGCTACCAAACGCTTGAGGCGCCGGGAGTGGAAGAGTTTCCCAATCGTTTTCTCAGTGATATTCAGCATGCACTTGGAATGAACCAGGTGATCAACATGGAATACTTCTCCTTTCAGGATGAAGTCGCTACCCGCAGGGAAGTAGAGCCCATTGGTATTTTTCATATGAGCGCCCACTGGCACTTGATCGCCTTTTGCCGGCTCCGCCAGGGCTACCGCGATTTCCGCGTAGACCGGATCCGTAAGCTGAATGTACTGGCTGCTACCTATAAAAAAGATAAACATCTCTCCCTGCAAGACTATCTTGAGCAACAGCGCAATAAGAACAGGGAGAATACCCATTTGATCAAAATAGCTATTGATAACGAGCTCATACGATATGTACGCGACCAGAAATACTATTTCGGCCTGATGGAAGAAAAGGTAAATGGTAATCAAACAGAGCTCACGTTCCTCCAATCACATCTGGGTTATTTTGCCAGGTGGCTGATCATGTTCGGCAACCGGGTGAGTGTGATCCAGCCGGAAGAGCTGAAAACTACCATGAAAGACCTGGTAACCGAACTTCACGAACATTATTTTTAA
- the cydB gene encoding cytochrome d ubiquinol oxidase subunit II: METILGLDLPTWWFLVIGGLITGYGVLDGFDLGAGSLHLFFNKEESRRLALNAIGPVWDGNEVWLVIAGGALFAGFPLVYGIILSTFYIPFMLFLVFLIFRAISIEFRSKETWRWWRKMWDISYTVSSTCITLSLGLVLGNLIHGLPINKEHDFTGNLLTFFNPYAILIAFTTLSLFMLHGAIYLVMKTEHRLYAKLTIIVNNCSKFFILCFILTSMATLIYVPHMTHQFKSHPELFALPMIAVLILLNIKRNVDARKYYTAFLYSCIITACLLILFAVGLFPNIIISTTDPAYSISIYAAASTTKSLKIMLLIAAIGTPMVIGYTTFLFWTFRGKVKLNEMSY, encoded by the coding sequence ATGGAAACAATACTCGGACTGGATCTTCCCACCTGGTGGTTCCTGGTAATTGGCGGATTAATTACCGGTTATGGCGTACTCGATGGTTTCGACCTCGGGGCAGGCTCATTACACCTCTTCTTCAATAAGGAAGAAAGCAGACGCCTCGCGCTGAATGCGATCGGCCCGGTATGGGACGGGAATGAAGTATGGCTGGTCATCGCAGGTGGCGCGCTGTTCGCCGGTTTTCCGCTGGTGTACGGCATTATCCTGTCTACCTTCTATATTCCATTTATGTTATTCCTGGTATTCCTGATATTCCGTGCTATTTCCATTGAATTCAGGAGCAAGGAAACCTGGCGCTGGTGGAGGAAAATGTGGGATATCAGCTATACAGTTTCGAGCACCTGTATTACTTTGTCGCTGGGTCTGGTGCTCGGGAATCTCATACATGGCCTGCCCATCAATAAGGAGCATGATTTCACTGGAAACCTGCTTACGTTCTTTAACCCTTATGCAATCCTGATCGCATTTACCACCCTGTCGTTGTTTATGCTGCACGGCGCTATTTATCTGGTGATGAAAACCGAACACCGCCTGTATGCAAAGCTTACCATCATTGTCAATAACTGCAGCAAATTTTTCATTTTATGCTTCATACTAACGTCAATGGCTACACTCATTTATGTACCACATATGACCCATCAGTTCAAATCACATCCTGAATTGTTTGCCCTCCCAATGATTGCCGTATTGATCTTATTAAATATTAAGAGAAATGTAGATGCCCGTAAATATTACACCGCCTTCTTATACTCCTGCATCATTACGGCATGCCTGCTGATATTATTTGCGGTGGGCCTGTTCCCGAATATCATTATCTCTACTACCGACCCTGCATACAGTATCAGCATTTATGCAGCAGCCTCTACCACAAAATCACTGAAGATCATGCTGCTGATCGCAGCCATCGGTACCCCCATGGTAATTGGATATACTACTTTCCTTTTCTGGACATTCAGGGGTAAAGTAAAGTTAAACGAGATGAGCTACTAG